The Callospermophilus lateralis isolate mCalLat2 chromosome 4, mCalLat2.hap1, whole genome shotgun sequence genomic interval AAATGCAAGCATCCATTTCTCTTAATTAACTGCTTCTTGTGAGTTAGGTTGAGATGCAGAGCACCATGTggcagagataaaactgagacaaACACACCAAGCCAAACGATATGGAGATCAACGTTTTGAGAATGAAGGATGAAAAATGGCCAATATCATACCATCACGTCGtgcagagaaacaaagaaacattGGCACAGAAGCAACAAAAAGGCAAAAGAAAATATTGGCACCATCAGCAAAGGGCATTCCCACTAAAGCAAGAAAACTCTATAGACCAGCTATGTTCACTTCTATTGGGGTCCATTTAGAAAAGCTGTAGTCTAGTTGTCTACAGGCCTGACATAAACACACATTTTATGAAGGAATAGGACTGAAAACTCATAAACATTTGCAGAAAATGAGAATAACTACCTTCTTCCTAAGGGACATACTGGTCTATAAAGTATTTAATGACATGCATTTGAAATTGTGCCTTACCTGATCTGTTATGTTCCAGGAGTCGGTTGTCTTTGCCCAGACATGTGTCACTCTGTGTGCTATTGCAGGCCACATTTAACTCCGTCTTGCAAAATGTAGGTGAACTTGCCTGAGGGGCAGGAGGAAtgtgcttctttctttttcttggaaGTTTCTGCTTCGCCATTGCCAAGGAGTAGTACATTCCAAAATTGTTGACAATGACAGGCACCGGCATGGCTATTGTCAGCACTCCAGCCAGAGCACACAAGGCTCCCACTAGCATCCCTGACCATGTTTGGGGGTACATATCCCCATAGCCCAAAGTAGTCATGGTCACCACAGCCCACCAAAACCCAATGGGAATGTTTTTGAACTGCGTGTGCTCACTAGCTGAAGGGTCGTTAGGTTGAGCTCCCACTCTCTCGGCATAGTAGATCATGGTAGCAAATATCAAAACTCCTAGAGCCAGGAAGATTATCAGCAGCAAAAATTCATTAGTGCTAGCTCGAAGAGTGTGTCCAAGCACCCTCAGACCTACAAAATGGCGGGTGAGCTTGAAGATTCTCAGGATCCTCACAAACCTGACCACCCTGAGGAAGCCAAGGACATCTTTAGCAGCTTTGGATGACAGCCCACTGAGTCCCACCTCTAAGTAGAAGGGTAGGATTGCCACAAAGTCAATGATATTCAAGAGATTTTTGATGAACTCAAGTTTATTGGGTGAAAAGACAATACGGACTAAAAATTCAAAAGTAAACCACACCACACAGACTCCTTCCACATATGTCAAGGCAGGATCAGTTTCAATTTCATACTGTAGAACAACACTTGTGCCATTGATGACTGGTTCTGTCTTGTTTTTAACGATATTGAAAGCTTCATGTGTCTCCAGGCAAAAGGTTGTGATTGAAACCAAGATGAAGAATAAGGAAGCAAAAGCAATAAActgtagaaaaaaagaaagaaaaaaaaaagagtgatctGAATCCTAATATACTTTGATCCAAATCTAAGTGCATTGATCactggaaataaaaacaaaaatcagaatATCTGGGGATTTCACTTAGATGCTActcaaataaaaggaaaaaatggaTAGGCAACATTAATTAGAGTGCACATGCAATGTTTCAAGAGTTTTCTGATTATATGGAGTTTTCCTTTATGTTGGAAAATAATTTATTGAAACATTCGTATgagaaaataaaacctgttaagACAGCATAAAAATGACtctgaacaaatttttaaaaacagcaagctgaaaaaaaaagaaagaaatttagacAATGGTTCTAGATATTATTTGTGATCATAGAACTTGTCATATATTAGATCAAGTTTTAAACCAATAAATATAAGGTTCATCATACACTGATGGAGATTTGGAAGTCACCCAAATTTAACAGAATCTTTCTACTTATAAATAAAGTGCTCTAGATATTACCAGgaataaacatgaaaaaatgtagtATATGGAACCAATTAAATCCTATCAAATTAAAGTGCAGACTTGTCCAATACAGCGAATCTAGTGAGGAAAAGTAAGGAAACAAGACTGAAAGGAGAGAAACTGAATTACAGAAGGAATTAAAAGACATTTGTCTTCTACTGAAAAAGAACCTCAAAGTGTTAGAGTCACAaagttaaagtttttaaaaaattcaattctTTATTTCATGTCTTCAGTCAATAATATATTAATGGTCATATACCTACTCATACAGACTAATAAGAAGAGATCCCACTTATAGTTCTACCATTACCAGGCACTCTTAAAAGCAATTTACacgatttatttatattaatctcAACACTATTATTACCCCATTTTACACTTGAGGAATATCAAGCCTGGAGAGTTGAAGTCACTCTTCCTAAGTCATAAAACACAAAATGATAATCCTGAGAAACTAACCTGACAAGCCTCTGTTCCCTTACCTTACCAAGTTCTCAAATGTAGAATACAAATGTGTTGGAATTCATTTACTTAGGCTGGGATCACACACTTCTAATATTTAAGATCTGAAAATGTGAAACCCAATTGTTGTAATGAAAGGCATTGCTGTAGCAGTATTCGAAGCTTTCAAAAGAACTGGCAGACTTCTAGTGGGCTCTCATAATGCTCTCAGATGTAGCATGCTAAATGAACAACATTCCTTGAACATCTGAACAAATGAAGTACTCACGAAAAGGAAATTGCCTGTCAAGTAGAAGGAAGCCTTTATTGAGAAATAATAGGGTGTATCCAAAACCCAAAGTGGAACCCCAGGATCTACTCCTCAAGCATGCCACTGGGAGAGATGATCCAGGTTTTAAGATGGAAATTGCCTCCTTTTTCACCTGGTTGAGTTTCTTTACGTGAGGGCTATGCAAAAGGACTAAATAACCAGGATTGTGCTACCCACCTTAAAGATAAGCACCCTAAATTATGGAACTGTTTCTGAGTTGTGTGCCAGTGGGTACATCAGGATTATGGACTCATATGACTGCCATTTTCATGACTTTGACTTGCTTTCCCATGAACATCTTCTAACTGTCTTTGTACATTATGATCCAGCCATTAACTTTTCTGGATGAATTgtgagatagtaagtaagttttcactcaattttctctttgtgcaAATAAGTGCACAGTTGTTAAAGTCAACTAGGTATTGTAAGACTTAGTATAACTAATATTAGCACTTTAAAAGGTGGTATCTTTTAGGGAAAGAATCAGTTATTCTGGATCATAAATTGTTTCTTAAACCACTCCTAATTTTGTCAATAGAATTCAGAGTTGCATTTATTTCTGATTCAACCCCAAATCTTATATTATTAGAATTCTAATGATACAAACTTATGGACCTTTCCCATCCTGGGTCCCCACAATTCATCATAGTCTTCAGCATTTCAGGCTAAATATCAAAACTTTTAGTGTACAAATTCTATCTGCGAGGCAATTGGAGAGTATAAGACACCTAAACTGCAATTTTCTTTcatgtttctattttatttggtCATTATTTTTTTCCACTAATTCTGTACTTTCAAACTCTTCCTACATTCTTATGGTGAATTTGAAGCTTTCCAGGGGTTTTCTCTTTCAAAATCAATCTCAGTGTGCCTGCCTATATCCACACAACAGAAATAATTTTATGGTGCATATTGAtacttataaatataaaatactgaGACCTTTGCTCATCAGAAAATTTCctaccattcattcattcaataaatgagTACCAGGTGCCTATGCCACAGGTTCTTAAATTAACAGCAGTTGATAAGACACAGTCCCTTCTTTTTAGAAATTCACAGTGTACCAGGACATAGGTATGAAATTCATTCATCAACACAAaagttatataattataattgtcATATATGTgatgaagaaaaactgaaggaTACTTTGAAAGGATCAAAAAAGAACTCTATTTAGCCTGAGAGGTCATTGAAACCTCTGACAAAATGTCTACAAATTGAAATCTGAGGCATGTATAGAAGTCACCCTGATGGAAAGGGAAGATTTGTACATTCcatgatagaaaaatattttttaaaacttctagATTTTTTTGATTCTACTTTCTCAATTGATTCTTGGCTGTAATATTACAGAGCCCCAGATTTTTTCATATCTCCCTCTATTGTATAGACTGTGATGTATACATTCCAATCTAGCATGGAGACTCTGCCTTTTTAAAAGGATTACTCTATTCTTGAGGAAATTTTAACATATCAGAATTATTAGCTGGGTCTTAACATGAGGCTATAAGGTTGCACTATAGAATTCTCTTGTCTTAAACTATTGTACCAGCCACATtgtttgatatgtgaaaataggaGGTAGCTATTTCAGTGGTTTTTAACTTAAAGCATTATACAAATTTTAgaacatatgtatgtgtatatttttgaTAGTTATCAATTCAATATGAGCTTTAGAACCTGATGTTTATGTTCATTAAAGAAGCCATTACATTGTGAGAAGGTCAACAGAATCTTTGTGGTTGGAATGTAGTGTCTTGATTCATCTTATGCTTGGAAACAATTTATGTTTTCTACCCTGGAAGAGCAGGGTGGCACAAAGGTTAGATTCATTAGAATATACCCAAAGAGTGTACACAAACATGAATTCCTCACCCTCACATGAGACATCAGACCTTATTGTGTGGAGAGAGGGAATCTGTTCTAACAAGCTTCCCAAGGGGATGCTATGTATACTAAAGTTTGAAAACAACTTCTAGTGTGCTTTTCAGAAGATTGATAATATAAGTTATTAAATGCATTGGAACAGGCTTCAAATTACAAGCAATTATAGCCCCTTAAGAGAATCATCCTGAAGTCTTCATAGTAATAACTCCTCTTCCTAAGAAAAGCGATGTTTTGTGTATGTTTATGTGTTCGTGTGTATTTTGACCTATTTATGATTTCTACACAAATGCTTATGAGTGGAATACATTGTCTGAATAGCTTATAAATATATTCAATTCTAAGACACAAAACTTTAGAGACCAAGTGTTGTCTGTTTTTGTAAGTCATTTGATACTTgtatttatcaatatttgtatTAGCATTATTTAAAGAACCACatcatgtttttttctatttgtataaTCTCATTTGCTATTATGATAGTCCTAAATATCTTCAGTTTTAAGTATTTATAAATCTGCCGGGCAGTGATATCActataataagaaaataaagaatgttaaagaaaaaaactttGTTTTTTGAGGACAAGACATAATCATCTCAGAAGTAGATGATTGTTTTGATTAAACAAAAAACAGCTGGTTGTATATTTTTCTCTGTGTAAAAACTAAGGATATTAGGCTAGAATGAGAAGGTTGTAAGACAGAACAAAAGTATGCTTCATAATAATATGATACACACTTGGAAGTTGGCTTCTATCAGCTTAGGAGTGGGAAATTGCATAAGCAGTTAAAAGCCTGAagagagggaagaaggaaagctctaaagaaatTTAACAAGAGCCCATAACCCCTACACATGGTGCAGAAGCTGAACTTTGGAGATTATTGAATTTTAAGATAATGCTTTACAGTTATGCCTTTATCAAAAGCAAATTGATGTTGATgattgtgggaggccatccttgcACGTGATTtgggttacctccctggctgggtgagaggcgcttagactaaacagctgtgtcagagctattccccacccttctccaggtccaAGGGCTTGTCCATGCAGAGGCGTGTCTGGTCACTGCCCCGAAGACCCAATcgttgcccctgaccttgggatgcttccccccttgaccttcattggatgggattttccccggaatttcttgttccccaataaaagtccactaCCTGGCGCattctccctctcctctcctcccgtcccctcccctcctctcctctccaccTCGCTACCGCATTaagtggctggaggagggagctaggagaagccatcctggagctggttttaaaggtaattagagtcttgtctctttaatttaaaactccctagcgtTTTGCTCACGGTTCAAACCTTCTTTAATGAAGCCAGCGCAGGTCGCAGGCTAGAGATGATGCTTTAAGTAATGAAAGTATTGAgtcaaaggagagaaaagagagatgtcaaCCATGGTAGTAGGCAAGACAACCACAGAGGTTAAAAAacatagaagagaaaaaagaatgaaagttaTCAGAAGAAATTTGGCCACCATGAGAATCCAGGAGATTTCAAAAGAATGCAACCAGTGAAATATATAGAAACCCAGTTTATTAGCAATTTAGTTTGAGTATGAAATAAATGGGCAATCATAGGGGCTTGGAAGACCTGGAATGAGCCAAAGACAAACACTTGGGCTGCATGAGGACTCTGCCCTTCATCCGAACTTAATTCTAACCTGTGTGAATATAGAAAATGGCTTCTTTTGTTTCTGGCTCACTGAATGGAGTTTAAAAAGGTAAATATGAGATTGGCTAGAACTATCTTAAGAAAAATAGGCAGGCacagaggcacatgcctgtaatcccagcagctcaggaggcagaggcaggaggatcataagttcaaagccagactcaacaacttagtgagaccctgtctcaaaataaaacataagaaaagggctggggatgtgcctcagtggtttagtgcccttGGGTTGAATCTCTGAtgccaataaataaatcaattaaaaaaagaaaagaaatggagagGGGGGAGACTTTATTTCTCCTCAACTAACTGATAAATCATTAAGGACTGAATCaaattatatttgattttttcatCTCCTGCTCCTGGAACAGTCATTACTATTTAGTGTGGAAAGAAAAGTGAATAGAAGGATggaagaattcatgaaaaaataagtaaatggggAGGAAAATTAGGTAAAGCATATTTCGGTAGGCATTAAAATGATGTGAACTAAAAGGAAATTATAGAAATTATATAATAAAGtatgaatattaaagaaaaaaatagcaaaatatataaaagaaaccAAGTGAACTGGTCCATTGGTTCAAATGTTGCCATTAGTAGCTCCCACTCTTTCTGTTAAAGTTTGTGTTAAGGAGAGGTTGGTTAAGAGTCACATtgccatttttcttccttttccatgATGGTAATACCACCAACTCCTAAAGGCATTACAGAATGAAATTAATTGTGTTAAATAATTAGTATGTTATAAAGTAAGGTGTATGGTGTCAACTGAATGCATGAGCTGATGTATCAGACCAGAGCATTTCAGAATGGAAGTATTCTATTAAGAAATTGGTTGTGAGTCCAATAAGTCCGGGCTTTTCTCTATGAGTCCTGTATCCATGGTTAGCTGCAGAAACTGCCTAAAACACTTCCCACCACATCCCCTCATTGGCATTCTGGGGGGGAAGTCCTCAGAGCCCATGGAGAGTATTACATCAACCCACCACAATGCAAATATTCAACTAGATTTCCAGTTATGAATAATAGGCAGAGAGAAAGTGGAGAAAaatggatttgtttttattttccttattttctcTTCCTTGACAGCACTAAAGTAAATGAAATAGCTCTATAACCTACAAATGCCAGACTTTCTAAACCATATGACAAATTGATTAAGTATCTCTGTTCTGCGCTCCTGTAGACTAAGATCACTGATATTTGAGGAGTTTTTACACATTTTTGTTACTGATTCCATATGACCACAAGTAACTCAAAGATAGGGACTGAAACATTTTATCCTCAGAACCAAGGACAGGGACTGATCAAAAGCAGTGCTTAGTTCCTTTTGACAATTAgtaaaagaatatatttttaaatatgttgatTGAGTATGCAAAATTTCCATTAACCCCAACACAGAAAgtactctctctctccccctccctctctctttttctctctctctccctctctccctccctccttgctCGCTGTCACTCTTGCTGTCTctcatttttctgtgtgtgtgtgtgtgctagtgATTGGGCATTgagccagggacactttaccactgagctaatccccagttctttttttatttattctttttagttatatataacactAGGATACATATTAACATAATCAcaaaatcatgaaatataatttgctctaatttggTCTCTAGCACTTCTCACTTACCCCCTTCTCACTCCCCCTACTCCCTTCTCTTTACTCTATGGAtctttctgtaatttatttataatattttttaatcaaTATCTTGTGGGTATACTGGATGTTGGGATTCACTCttctatattcatgtatgtacttACAAACCTTCTGCTAGATCCATTCCCTTGttcttccccttcttcctcctttctccttcTCAATCCTCATTGTTTACTGTACTGAATTTTCAGCTATTTTGATGAtattccttctccctccctcccctttctttTTTTACCCTCCCCTTCtcattttggattagcttctacaaatcaaagaaaataaatgaccTTTGACTTTTGAGGATTGacatatttcatttagcatggtaatctccaaattcatccatttatGAACAaacgccataatttcattcttctttatggctaaataatactccattgagaatatatgccacattttctttatccacttgtctgttgaagggcacctgggttggctctatagcttagctattgtgaattgtgttgcttgaaacattgatgtggctgcaacactatagtatgctggttttaaatcttttggatatataaagaggagtgggatatctgggtcatatggttgttctattcctagttttacAAGGAATTGCACAccattttccagagtggttgcattaATTTGCAGACCCACCAACATTGTATAAATTTTACCTTTTCcctacattcttgccaacatttattattattggtattctagataattaccattctgactagagtgggatgaaatctcaatgtagttttaatttgcattttgctcattgctagagatgttgaatgatttttcatttatttgttaactatttttatttcctcttttaagaagtgtctgtccccaatcctttttgagacagggtcttggtaagtttctgacagtctcactaaattgctgaggatggccaggaacttgcaatcctcctgcctcagcacccAGGTGGCTGGGATGATAGTTTTGTACCAACAGGGCACAGAATTTGTCCTTGAAAAGTCACTTCATCCTTCTATTAATTCATGATCAGAAACCTTGACCTATACTATAAAACTCAAAGggttaaacgtgaagaaatatgaAAGCTACCTCTATTTTGTGAGTTAAAGTCAGTGAGAcgatttaatatttgaaaatcaacaTTATTGGGAGAATTTTACAGAGTTAGTGAAAATTCATActattgaattttcattttcagaATTCCCATGAGGTTCATCTATTTTTAGTTGGTAATCTAAGGACATTATACATTTTCCAGATTGGAATGCCTCACTCCTATTATGCTCATGCAGTTTTTCTCtcactgtgtatgtgtgtgtttgtgtgtgtgtgtgtgtgtgtgtgtgtgtgtatgtgtgttgctaggaaagaaacccagggccttgcacatgccagacaagtgctcttccattgagctacaccctctaaccccagtttttctttcttaaataatGAAATAGAGAGATGAGAAGAAAATCAAGGCTTTCCAATACTGAAGTATGTGAAGCTAATGCAGCTCCATGATCCAAAATTTCCACTTCTAGAAATTTAAactatgataaaatatttatgtgaaaataCAAGGATAGATGTAGAAGAATATACAAGGAAGCATTGCTTGTACTTCAGAAAATATAAATGTCCATGAATTGATGGTCTGTACATAATGTAGCCTTAGAAATTAGAGGTAGCTCAACATGTATGGATATGGGATGATCTCCAAGGAATCACATTAAAGACAACTAGCTGTGATACAGCAATAAACAAGATCTAATCCCACATCTATCTTTATGCACAACTGAGGGAACAAATGGACAGAAACACTATATTCTTAGCAGTGCTTATTACTGGGTGCCAGAATGGCACTGGATGGATGCTCTTAATGGGGAATCCTATCTGCAAAGTTCAAATTTTCTAcaaaaattttaatgtatttataagttaaattttcaaataaaattcaaGAAACAAATAATGGTCAAGTGTGGACTTAAACTAGGATCCTTCTGAAAGATTATTAGACTGCTTTTATTAGTCCATAGAAATTATACAtcagaaatttttcatttttcttatttcctACAGTGTCTTTAATTTAGCAGATGCTCTTAATTGTGTACATATTTCAGTCTCAGACACTAGCTTTGCCATAATTAACAGGAGTGTGGTTTTGTTAACAGAATTGTGGTATCTAGAGAAACAAAGAAGCAAACAGAAAATCTCTTTTATCAGGAAGTCTACCCTCAAGGGTCCCCTAAGCAGGGACAACTAGAGACCAGTGTCTACTGCCAAAGTTGACAGTTATTCAAGTTTCCTCTGAGGCTGGAAAAAACAAATTTTCTTCATCCAAGGCTTATTATTTAAAAGCAGATCCACAGATTTTATGGCATTTATGACATTGAATTAGATCAAAGGAAACTGACCATTCTTCGGTGGAATCAGCACATATAATTACCAAATTAAATCAATACAGAAGATAAGTCTTTAGGTATCTACACATGAACATGTATGTGGCTATAACAGGTGcaattttattcatattcattaAATGTCTTTACATGTATGGATATATttattatatgcacacataggttATATGCAGACATTCATATGTAATAGAGATAATGtagaaattgaaatgaaatgatgtAACATTCACTTCCCACATGAAGAAAATGCACCCAAATGTGGCTTTTGACCACTGACATTTATGTGACCCCTGGAAAATATCCTtcactctatttttaaaaatattcttattcAACATAAGTATATCACAATCctcctatatttttatttctagtcCACAGACTGACTTGATTTACATTGTCATTATTTAGAGGTAAGATCTATCTACTCCCACCCAAGTGCAATTTTCTGTAATACAAGCAGGAGAGATTTGCAtatattatttgtattattaCAATGAATTATGGAATACAAAATTAGGTAACTTGAATTAAATGTTATAAATCATGAATACACAGCACCATTTTACCTCCCTGAGTTTCATGGTGAAATTTAAAGTGTTTTTTTGTAACTAACATATCTCATATGAAAAATCTTCTGATGAAGTGATTTTTATAAAATGATCCCACTGAGAAGGGTGGGATTttaaactgaggaaaaatcaccacccttcTCAGTCATAAGAACAATAGAAAAGTATAGTAATTTCATAACATGAGATAGAATTGTAATTGCTACATTATAGTTATTGAAAACTCCCCCCCCCGCCaatttctctcttttaaaaaatttaatgtaaACTTATTTTTAAACAATTTGTCTTGGGATGATATGACCTACTCCACCACTATCTTGGGTTAGAAAGTCACATTATTACGCCCTCCTGCCATGAGTCCCAGTGTGTCTTTCTAGAGACTACAAATCACTTACCAAAATGAATTATTCAAGAACATCACTTTTACTTGAAGGAAGGTGAGAGAAGCAAAGGGAGGGTAAAGTTGAAGGTAAAGTTAGGTGACTACTTTACAAGCCCCTGCCACAGAATGCTTTAATTCTGATAAATTGTTTCTTTCAGCACTTTGGCACTATGGCCCAAATACATCCTACACAGGGCCATGGACACACATTTTCCCTACAGCACCACCTTTGTTAATCCATGACCCTCTACAGCAAAGTATCCAAAGTTTCAGCTTCAAACACTATTGTTCTCTTTTTCCCTATCTCCTTGCCCAGTAATCTTTTCTACAAATAGGATATTTCATCCAGGTA includes:
- the Kcnc2 gene encoding voltage-gated potassium channel KCNC2 isoform X8, producing the protein MGKIENNERVILNVGGTRHETYRSTLKTLPGTRLALLAASEPQGDCLTAAGDKLQPLPPPLSPPPRPPPLSPGPGGCFEGGAGNCSSHGGSGGGSDHPAGGREFFFDRHPGVFAYVLNYYRTGKLHCPADVCGPLFEEELAFWGIDETDVEPCCWMTYRQHRDAEEALDIFETPDLIGGDPGDDEDLAAKRLGIEDAAGLGGPDGKSGRWRRLQPRMWALFEDPYSSRAARFIAFASLFFILVSITTFCLETHEAFNIVKNKTEPVINGTSVVLQYEIETDPALTYVEGVCVVWFTFEFLVRIVFSPNKLEFIKNLLNIIDFVAILPFYLEVGLSGLSSKAAKDVLGFLRVVRFVRILRIFKLTRHFVGLRVLGHTLRASTNEFLLLIIFLALGVLIFATMIYYAERVGAQPNDPSASEHTQFKNIPIGFWWAVVTMTTLGYGDMYPQTWSGMLVGALCALAGVLTIAMPVPVIVNNFGMYYSLAMAKQKLPRKRKKHIPPAPQASSPTFCKTELNVACNSTQSDTCLGKDNRLLEHNRSDNCKEVVITGYTQAEARTLT
- the Kcnc2 gene encoding voltage-gated potassium channel KCNC2 isoform X6, with amino-acid sequence MGKIENNERVILNVGGTRHETYRSTLKTLPGTRLALLAASEPQGDCLTAAGDKLQPLPPPLSPPPRPPPLSPGPGGCFEGGAGNCSSHGGSGGGSDHPAGGREFFFDRHPGVFAYVLNYYRTGKLHCPADVCGPLFEEELAFWGIDETDVEPCCWMTYRQHRDAEEALDIFETPDLIGGDPGDDEDLAAKRLGIEDAAGLGGPDGKSGRWRRLQPRMWALFEDPYSSRAARFIAFASLFFILVSITTFCLETHEAFNIVKNKTEPVINGTSVVLQYEIETDPALTYVEGVCVVWFTFEFLVRIVFSPNKLEFIKNLLNIIDFVAILPFYLEVGLSGLSSKAAKDVLGFLRVVRFVRILRIFKLTRHFVGLRVLGHTLRASTNEFLLLIIFLALGVLIFATMIYYAERVGAQPNDPSASEHTQFKNIPIGFWWAVVTMTTLGYGDMYPQTWSGMLVGALCALAGVLTIAMPVPVIVNNFGMYYSLAMAKQKLPRKRKKHIPPAPQASSPTFCKTELNVACNSTQSDTCLGKDNRLLEHNRSVLSLPHGALHLNLTHKKQLIKRNGCLHFKGPTTKECYQVTTVQEVSRHCHPQKGSPSDALVPETKTEEGKHVSY
- the Kcnc2 gene encoding voltage-gated potassium channel KCNC2 isoform X7, with amino-acid sequence MGKIENNERVILNVGGTRHETYRSTLKTLPGTRLALLAASEPQGDCLTAAGDKLQPLPPPLSPPPRPPPLSPGPGGCFEGGAGNCSSHGGSGGGSDHPAGGREFFFDRHPGVFAYVLNYYRTGKLHCPADVCGPLFEEELAFWGIDETDVEPCCWMTYRQHRDAEEALDIFETPDLIGGDPGDDEDLAAKRLGIEDAAGLGGPDGKSGRWRRLQPRMWALFEDPYSSRAARFIAFASLFFILVSITTFCLETHEAFNIVKNKTEPVINGTSVVLQYEIETDPALTYVEGVCVVWFTFEFLVRIVFSPNKLEFIKNLLNIIDFVAILPFYLEVGLSGLSSKAAKDVLGFLRVVRFVRILRIFKLTRHFVGLRVLGHTLRASTNEFLLLIIFLALGVLIFATMIYYAERVGAQPNDPSASEHTQFKNIPIGFWWAVVTMTTLGYGDMYPQTWSGMLVGALCALAGVLTIAMPVPVIVNNFGMYYSLAMAKQKLPRKRKKHIPPAPQASSPTFCKTELNVACNSTQSDTCLGKDNRLLEHNRSGYEKSRSLNNIAGLAGNALRLSPVTSPYNSPCPLRRSRSPIPSIL
- the Kcnc2 gene encoding voltage-gated potassium channel KCNC2 isoform X5, whose product is MGKIENNERVILNVGGTRHETYRSTLKTLPGTRLALLAASEPQGDCLTAAGDKLQPLPPPLSPPPRPPPLSPGPGGCFEGGAGNCSSHGGSGGGSDHPAGGREFFFDRHPGVFAYVLNYYRTGKLHCPADVCGPLFEEELAFWGIDETDVEPCCWMTYRQHRDAEEALDIFETPDLIGGDPGDDEDLAAKRLGIEDAAGLGGPDGKSGRWRRLQPRMWALFEDPYSSRAARFIAFASLFFILVSITTFCLETHEAFNIVKNKTEPVINGTSVVLQYEIETDPALTYVEGVCVVWFTFEFLVRIVFSPNKLEFIKNLLNIIDFVAILPFYLEVGLSGLSSKAAKDVLGFLRVVRFVRILRIFKLTRHFVGLRVLGHTLRASTNEFLLLIIFLALGVLIFATMIYYAERVGAQPNDPSASEHTQFKNIPIGFWWAVVTMTTLGYGDMYPQTWSGMLVGALCALAGVLTIAMPVPVIVNNFGMYYSLAMAKQKLPRKRKKHIPPAPQASSPTFCKTELNVACNSTQSDTCLGKDNRLLEHNRSVLSGDDSTGSEPPLSPPERLPIRRSSTRDKNRRGETCFLLTTGDYTCASDGGIRKDNCKEVVITGYTQAEARTLT